One genomic region from Chthonomonas calidirosea T49 encodes:
- the terL gene encoding phage terminase large subunit: MSQRLPAWMLAQKPTLRIKLACYNITHATRFSKINLQLLRDGALHDLFPPECRIVEPAQQGMWSTVARAEMRDGQPSFMALGLRTGFVGQGADLLIIDDPYASPQEALSAVIRESVWTFWSAGAKVRIRPETNVVVMFHRYHTEDLAGRLLAEGGWELLRFSAICDGEEEDPMGRAVGERLTHRLSEAFLAEQQQTPSIWFGQFQGRPMPVGGGLIKGAYFRVIGEEQVPPLKQAVMGVDLAVSAKTSADYTVVFPLGVDAEGIYYLFSPARGQWEPGASRRAIAQRARCFAAQHPLRRIGVESVGMAAGLVSEMQRDAVFAGFSVVGVARQTDKVALASVWIPVAEQGRMVLVEDGSGWIKTFIAEAESFPLGAHDDQVDAVGIAFLTLQQVPEKAVYAPRWEGGRPRW, from the coding sequence GTGAGCCAACGGCTTCCTGCCTGGATGCTGGCCCAAAAGCCGACCCTGCGCATTAAGTTGGCCTGTTACAACATTACCCATGCCACACGCTTCTCCAAAATCAACCTTCAGCTGCTACGGGATGGCGCTCTGCACGACCTCTTTCCGCCCGAGTGCCGCATTGTAGAGCCAGCTCAGCAGGGCATGTGGAGCACAGTGGCGCGGGCGGAGATGCGTGATGGCCAGCCAAGTTTCATGGCGCTGGGCCTGCGCACCGGCTTCGTGGGGCAGGGAGCGGATCTGTTGATCATTGACGATCCCTATGCCTCCCCACAAGAAGCCCTCTCCGCGGTGATAAGAGAGAGCGTATGGACATTTTGGAGCGCAGGGGCGAAGGTGCGTATAAGGCCGGAGACCAACGTGGTGGTGATGTTTCACCGGTACCACACGGAGGATTTGGCGGGGCGGTTGCTGGCGGAGGGCGGTTGGGAGCTGCTGCGTTTTAGCGCCATTTGCGATGGAGAAGAAGAGGACCCGATGGGGCGAGCGGTGGGGGAACGTCTAACGCATCGGCTGTCGGAGGCCTTTTTGGCGGAGCAGCAGCAAACGCCCTCTATCTGGTTTGGGCAGTTTCAGGGGCGTCCAATGCCCGTGGGAGGCGGCTTGATCAAGGGGGCCTATTTTCGCGTGATAGGCGAGGAGCAGGTGCCGCCGCTAAAGCAGGCCGTTATGGGGGTAGATTTGGCGGTCTCGGCCAAGACGAGCGCGGACTACACGGTGGTGTTTCCTTTGGGGGTGGATGCAGAGGGCATCTACTATCTGTTTTCTCCGGCGCGGGGGCAGTGGGAGCCGGGGGCCTCACGACGCGCAATCGCACAAAGGGCACGCTGTTTTGCCGCCCAACATCCGCTACGGCGCATTGGGGTGGAGAGTGTGGGGATGGCAGCGGGCCTAGTGAGCGAGATGCAGCGCGACGCGGTGTTCGCAGGTTTCAGTGTGGTTGGCGTAGCCCGCCAAACGGATAAGGTGGCGTTGGCCTCAGTGTGGATTCCTGTGGCGGAACAGGGCCGCATGGTGCTTGTGGAGGACGGTTCGGGCTGGATAAAAACGTTTATCGCCGAGGCTGAGAGCTTTCCGTTGGGGGCACATGACGACCAGGTGGATGCGGTGGGCATCGCGTTTCTCACCTTGCAGCAGGTGCCAGAGAAGGCGGTCTATGCGCCGCGTTGGGAGGGAGGCCGCCCGCGATGGTAG
- a CDS encoding Ig-like domain-containing protein, with the protein MVKKGFLGLLVGLLGFCSAARLAAQPITDESVPTYLLRVTNALYTPVEVSVDGGKTFLVIGRVIRCATMVAADDAARQTGKVIRSADAGIAISLGGERVLKLLPQPAVAKTHWEPWAIYTNIAEGKALFGALAPPVGTKVLLPLSVLNTAVAYSPQIGDVFEFMVARKPPPSFEPSAAYDKRLSDWITELTQEIQAMARDYAAGAVARAQKEHRLIVSGFLTLQAKLPQGEPDPIEFVRFLVDGTVVQLTNVPPFVYKWDTRSVADGEHVVEIDALDKNGKLITQASALVVVQNRTTTSSATP; encoded by the coding sequence ATGGTGAAGAAGGGTTTTCTTGGTTTGCTTGTTGGCCTATTGGGCTTTTGCAGCGCTGCGAGGCTAGCGGCGCAGCCAATAACGGATGAGAGCGTGCCGACCTATCTGCTTCGTGTGACGAACGCGCTCTATACGCCGGTCGAGGTGAGTGTGGATGGCGGCAAAACCTTTTTGGTGATCGGGCGAGTGATCCGTTGCGCCACGATGGTTGCGGCCGACGACGCGGCGCGACAGACCGGTAAGGTCATACGAAGCGCCGACGCGGGGATTGCGATCTCTTTGGGAGGCGAGCGGGTTTTAAAGCTATTGCCGCAGCCGGCAGTTGCCAAAACGCATTGGGAACCGTGGGCGATCTACACAAATATCGCGGAGGGCAAAGCGTTATTTGGAGCGCTTGCTCCGCCGGTCGGCACCAAGGTGCTGTTGCCTCTCAGTGTGCTGAACACGGCTGTGGCCTACTCGCCGCAGATCGGCGATGTGTTCGAGTTTATGGTCGCTCGAAAGCCACCTCCCTCCTTCGAGCCGAGCGCGGCGTACGACAAACGTCTTAGTGATTGGATAACGGAGCTTACTCAGGAGATACAGGCGATGGCGCGCGACTATGCCGCAGGGGCGGTAGCGCGCGCCCAAAAAGAGCATCGGCTTATTGTCTCCGGTTTTCTTACATTACAGGCGAAGTTGCCCCAGGGTGAGCCAGACCCCATCGAGTTCGTAAGGTTTTTGGTAGACGGCACGGTGGTTCAGTTAACCAATGTGCCTCCGTTCGTGTACAAATGGGATACGCGCAGTGTGGCAGATGGGGAACATGTGGTGGAGATAGATGCGCTCGATAAGAATGGGAAGCTTATTACCCAAGCGAGCGCGCTTGTTGTCGTACAAAACCGCACGACAACCAGTTCAGCAACGCCCTAA